From Verrucomicrobia bacterium S94, the proteins below share one genomic window:
- a CDS encoding endonuclease III domain-containing protein: MTDPQPVSISAFGRPLLLVTVVYLVNLFDVFIAQQRIATRQHEEEFLKAHAPPIHEIFKTLLNHYGEQHWWPAESRLEMMIGAILTQNTAWSNVEKALSNLRKNNALDFRNLEKVPAEQLTQWIQPAGFFNQKAAYLQEMISNIRNRFDGSLDVLFALEKSELRKELLNWKGIGKETADCIILYAAAKPVFVVDAYTRRICSRHHWIDEKTKYDEVADLFTRNLPENVQLFNEFHALIVQTCKDHCTARKPNCKDCPLKKFL; encoded by the coding sequence ATGACCGATCCCCAACCGGTTTCGATTTCCGCATTCGGCCGACCGCTCCTGCTGGTGACGGTCGTCTATCTGGTCAATCTGTTCGATGTCTTTATCGCCCAGCAGAGAATCGCCACCCGGCAGCACGAAGAAGAATTCCTGAAAGCCCATGCCCCTCCGATTCATGAAATATTTAAAACCCTGTTGAACCATTACGGCGAGCAGCATTGGTGGCCGGCCGAATCGCGGCTGGAAATGATGATCGGGGCGATCCTGACCCAGAATACCGCCTGGAGCAACGTGGAAAAAGCGCTTTCCAATCTTCGGAAAAACAACGCACTCGATTTCCGAAATCTGGAAAAAGTTCCTGCGGAACAGCTCACTCAATGGATTCAACCGGCAGGCTTCTTCAATCAGAAAGCGGCCTACCTGCAGGAAATGATTTCCAACATCCGGAACAGATTTGACGGCTCGCTCGACGTACTTTTTGCCTTAGAAAAATCCGAACTCCGCAAAGAGCTGCTGAACTGGAAAGGCATCGGCAAAGAAACCGCCGACTGCATCATCCTCTACGCAGCCGCAAAACCGGTCTTTGTCGTCGACGCCTACACCCGGAGAATCTGCAGCCGGCACCACTGGATCGACGAAAAAACGAAATATGACGAAGTCGCGGACCTGTTTACCCGCAACCTTCCGGAAAACGTCCAGCTCTTCAACGAATTCCACGCCCTGATTGTTCAAACCTGCAAAGACCACTGCACCGCCCGCAAACCCAACTGCAAAGACTGCCCACTTAAAAAATTTCTATAA
- the polA gene encoding DNA polymerase I has protein sequence MEKKLFLIDGMAIIFRAYFGFIRNPRINSKGENTSAVFGFVNTLLDLIHTYEPTHIAVALDASGPTFRHDEYPEYKATRDETPEGIRTAIPRIKDLLQAFNIPMLEYPGFEADDVIGTLARQAEKEGYDTYMVTPDKDYAQLVDEHTFMLKPGRSGGDAELLDVKKILEQWDISNIEQVIDILGLAGDTADNIPGVPGIGPKTAVKLIKQFGSVENLLENTDQLKGKQKEKIEANKEQALLSKRLVTIKCDVPVKEDPAGLIIGKRNDDALKQIFTELEFKSMIKRLFGESPTPSSVAVAAASCGQGDLFEFAAAEHPEMTESVPGFKTIKDVKHNYHLVTTAAERAELAEKLSGVREICFDTETTGLDVRTAELIGISFCIQPGEAWFVTLPPDTEQTRLALAPFLPILGNPDVRKIGQNLKYDISVLKWNGFEIKGELLDTMLAHYLIDPDQKHNMDHLAESLLNYSPIPIGALIGEKKSEQKPMREADPDQLCEYACEDADITLQLWHKLKPMLKERGQERVFYEIETPLLPVLAQMEYSGINLDVPNLEKYSEKLGEKINSLEKGIYTKAGMEFNLNSPKQLGEVLFDVLQLVEKPKKTKTGQYKTNEEVLSELARDHEIARMVLEYRGLTKLKSTYVDALPKDVFPKTGRIHTTFSQAITTTGRLSSVNPNLQNIPIRTEEGREIRRAFIPREGFTLLASDYSQIELRIMAELSGDEGLREAFIHGEDIHTATAARVFNVDKNDVTREMRSKAKMVNFGIIYGISAFGLSQRLGIPRKDAQEIIGQYRANYPGVQDYLDKTIEFARKHEYVETITGRRRYIRDINAKNQMVRSGAERNAINAPIQGTAADMIKIAMIAIQNMLEEKQTQTKLLLQVHDELVFDLALNEADELIPLIEEKMRSAIPMEIPILVESGTGNNWLEAH, from the coding sequence ATGGAAAAAAAACTCTTTCTCATCGACGGCATGGCCATCATTTTTCGCGCCTATTTCGGCTTCATCCGCAACCCGCGCATCAATTCCAAAGGCGAAAACACCTCCGCCGTATTCGGTTTCGTCAACACCCTGCTTGACCTTATTCATACCTATGAACCCACTCATATCGCCGTTGCGCTCGATGCATCCGGCCCCACCTTCCGCCATGACGAATACCCGGAATACAAAGCCACGCGCGACGAAACACCCGAAGGTATCCGCACCGCAATTCCTCGGATTAAAGATCTGCTGCAGGCCTTTAATATCCCGATGCTCGAATATCCCGGTTTCGAAGCCGACGACGTAATCGGCACACTCGCCCGCCAGGCCGAAAAAGAGGGCTATGACACTTATATGGTCACGCCCGATAAAGACTACGCCCAGCTCGTCGACGAGCACACCTTCATGCTCAAACCCGGCCGCAGCGGCGGCGACGCCGAGCTCCTCGATGTCAAAAAAATCCTGGAACAGTGGGACATCTCCAACATCGAACAGGTCATTGATATTCTCGGCCTAGCCGGCGACACCGCTGACAATATTCCCGGCGTTCCCGGCATCGGCCCCAAAACCGCCGTCAAACTCATCAAACAGTTCGGCTCCGTTGAAAATCTACTGGAAAATACCGATCAGCTGAAAGGCAAACAGAAGGAAAAAATCGAAGCTAACAAAGAACAGGCTTTGCTCTCAAAACGCCTCGTTACCATCAAATGCGATGTCCCCGTCAAAGAAGATCCGGCCGGGCTGATTATCGGGAAACGCAACGACGATGCCCTCAAACAGATTTTCACCGAACTCGAATTCAAGAGCATGATCAAACGCCTTTTCGGCGAATCCCCCACGCCCTCTTCCGTTGCCGTTGCGGCCGCTTCCTGCGGACAGGGCGATCTCTTCGAATTCGCCGCAGCAGAACACCCTGAAATGACGGAATCCGTGCCGGGATTTAAAACCATCAAGGATGTAAAACATAACTATCACCTCGTAACTACTGCTGCCGAACGCGCAGAACTGGCCGAAAAACTTTCGGGAGTTCGGGAAATCTGTTTCGATACCGAAACCACCGGTCTCGATGTCCGTACCGCCGAACTGATCGGCATTTCCTTCTGTATACAACCCGGCGAGGCCTGGTTCGTCACCCTCCCCCCGGATACGGAACAGACCAGACTGGCTCTAGCCCCCTTTCTTCCAATCCTCGGCAATCCGGATGTACGGAAAATAGGTCAGAACCTCAAATATGATATCAGCGTCCTGAAGTGGAACGGCTTCGAAATCAAAGGGGAACTGCTCGACACTATGCTCGCTCACTATCTCATTGATCCCGATCAGAAACATAATATGGATCACCTCGCCGAATCCCTGCTCAACTATTCCCCCATTCCGATCGGGGCCTTGATCGGCGAAAAAAAATCAGAACAGAAACCGATGCGCGAAGCCGATCCCGACCAGCTCTGTGAATATGCCTGCGAAGATGCCGACATCACCCTCCAACTCTGGCACAAACTCAAACCGATGCTGAAAGAGCGTGGCCAGGAGCGCGTGTTCTACGAAATCGAAACACCCCTCCTTCCGGTACTCGCACAAATGGAATACAGCGGCATTAATCTCGATGTTCCGAACCTGGAGAAATATTCAGAAAAACTCGGAGAAAAAATAAACTCTCTGGAAAAAGGCATTTACACCAAGGCCGGCATGGAATTCAACCTCAACTCCCCCAAGCAGCTCGGAGAAGTTCTCTTCGATGTGCTGCAGCTTGTGGAAAAACCGAAAAAGACCAAAACCGGACAGTATAAAACCAACGAAGAGGTTTTATCCGAACTCGCCCGCGATCATGAAATCGCCCGCATGGTGCTCGAATACCGCGGCCTCACCAAACTCAAATCCACCTACGTCGATGCCCTTCCCAAAGACGTTTTCCCAAAAACCGGAAGAATTCACACCACCTTCAGCCAGGCCATTACCACCACCGGACGGCTCTCCTCGGTAAACCCCAATCTGCAGAATATTCCCATCCGCACCGAAGAAGGCCGTGAAATCCGCCGCGCATTTATTCCCCGCGAAGGCTTCACCCTGCTCGCCTCCGACTATTCCCAGATTGAACTGCGCATCATGGCCGAACTCTCCGGCGATGAAGGACTTCGCGAAGCCTTCATCCACGGTGAGGATATTCACACCGCCACCGCCGCCCGCGTTTTCAACGTTGATAAAAACGACGTCACCCGCGAAATGCGCTCCAAAGCCAAAATGGTCAACTTCGGCATTATCTACGGCATCTCCGCCTTCGGCCTTTCCCAGCGCCTCGGCATTCCTCGCAAAGACGCGCAGGAAATTATCGGACAGTACCGCGCCAACTATCCCGGCGTGCAGGACTACCTCGACAAAACCATCGAATTTGCCCGGAAACATGAATATGTCGAAACCATCACCGGCCGGCGCCGCTACATCCGCGACATCAACGCCAAAAACCAGATGGTCCGTTCCGGCGCAGAACGCAACGCCATCAACGCCCCCATTCAGGGCACCGCCGCCGACATGATCAAAATCGCCATGATCGCCATTCAGAACATGCTCGAGGAAAAACAGACCCAAACCAAACTCCTGCTTCAAGTCCACGACGAACTCGTCTTCGACCTCGCCCTCAACGAAGCCGACGAACTCATTCCCCTCATCGAAGAAAAAATGCGCTCCGCCATCCCCATGGAAATTCCCATCCTCGTCGAATCCGGCACCGGCAACAACTGGTTAGAGGCGCATTGA
- a CDS encoding IS630 family transposase, which produces MGRPILQIEINDDERNELERRVRSGKTSQRDCLRARIILLRAEGKKQQDVAAELDISHVIVSKWTRRFLEQGLDGLCDAPGRGRKPSLPPEKVEMVITKAMQPPEGRTRWSTRSMSKESGISATSVRRIWNSNQIKPHLIKTFKVSNDPRFEEKFWDIIGLYLDPPEKALVLCCDEKSQCQALERTQPGLPPGVGHIQTKTHDYTRHGTTTLFAALDYIEGTIIERTEQRHTHTEWLRFLKQIDRETPKELELHLIVDNYCTHKHKEVSKWLSKHPRFHVHFTPTSSSWMNLVERFFADITSECIRDGSFTSVRKLETSIKKYILARNADPKPYRWVAKGKDILEKINRARTKLNKPIYESGH; this is translated from the coding sequence ATGGGTAGACCAATTCTTCAAATAGAAATCAATGACGACGAGCGCAATGAACTCGAGCGTCGAGTGCGTTCAGGAAAAACATCCCAGCGAGATTGCTTGCGGGCTCGCATTATACTGCTGCGGGCCGAGGGTAAAAAACAACAGGATGTAGCCGCCGAACTTGATATCAGCCATGTGATTGTTTCCAAGTGGACCCGTCGGTTTCTGGAGCAGGGACTTGATGGGCTTTGCGATGCTCCCGGTCGAGGACGCAAACCTTCTCTCCCGCCGGAGAAAGTTGAGATGGTTATAACAAAAGCCATGCAACCTCCCGAAGGGCGGACCCGCTGGAGCACCCGCAGCATGAGCAAGGAGTCTGGAATCTCGGCTACGAGCGTTCGTCGGATATGGAACAGCAACCAGATCAAACCGCATTTGATCAAAACCTTTAAGGTGTCGAATGATCCCCGATTTGAGGAAAAGTTCTGGGATATCATTGGCCTTTATCTCGATCCACCGGAAAAGGCGTTAGTGCTTTGCTGCGATGAGAAGAGTCAGTGCCAGGCACTGGAAAGAACCCAGCCCGGTCTTCCGCCGGGTGTCGGTCACATTCAAACCAAAACCCATGATTATACCCGCCATGGAACAACCACATTGTTCGCAGCCCTCGACTATATCGAAGGCACTATAATCGAGCGAACAGAACAGAGGCACACTCATACGGAATGGCTGCGTTTCCTTAAGCAGATCGACCGGGAGACCCCGAAAGAATTAGAGTTGCATCTGATTGTCGACAACTACTGCACCCACAAGCACAAGGAGGTAAGCAAATGGTTGTCAAAGCATCCCCGCTTTCATGTTCACTTTACGCCGACTTCAAGCTCGTGGATGAACCTTGTAGAGCGTTTCTTTGCCGATATCACCAGTGAGTGCATCCGTGATGGAAGCTTCACAAGCGTCAGAAAATTAGAGACGAGCATAAAAAAATACATCTTGGCCCGGAACGCTGACCCCAAGCCCTATCGCTGGGTTGCCAAAGGCAAAGACATCCTGGAAAAAATCAATCGGGCAAGAACGAAGTTAAATAAACCTATTTATGAATCAGGACACTAG
- a CDS encoding IS1380 family transposase produces MHANRIHCELLPGKKQPRPTMDKDKQILLPFSPLKNRKLTAVFDEPLVSSDGGLMLVREVLEETGIIRSLAGALHDPRHPSYVDHTMEELLTQRVVRICCGYEDANDCDALRDDPLFKMAAGRLPEDGALASQPTMSRLENRVSVRELLRMGYALVDQFIASFDHAPEAIVLDLDPTADHVHGRQQMALFNAFEDEYCFMPFHLYDGLSGKLITTVLRPGKTPTDREIISVLKRVVKRIRAAFPCTRLIFRADSHHTKPVVMDWLEAQSVDFVTGLQTNSRLKAQFAQALADARKKHECTGREACVFASAFYQARTWSRARRVICRVLVNANGEDLRFIVTSFENSGAKYLYETVYCGRGAMELMIKDHKNGLLSDRTSCHRFTANQFRLFLHSAAYVVMHHLRSVRLKGTRLCRAEFKTIRLKLLKIGVRVENGKTRIKLHMPQAFAEITTLKTSVFANTG; encoded by the coding sequence ATGCACGCAAATAGAATACATTGCGAATTGCTTCCCGGCAAAAAACAACCAAGGCCGACAATGGATAAAGATAAACAGATACTGCTCCCTTTCTCACCTCTTAAAAACCGTAAACTCACGGCTGTCTTTGACGAACCCCTGGTCAGCTCGGACGGCGGGCTGATGCTTGTTCGCGAGGTGCTCGAAGAGACCGGAATCATCCGCTCGCTCGCCGGGGCGTTGCACGATCCCCGCCATCCGTCGTATGTCGACCATACGATGGAGGAGTTGTTGACCCAGCGTGTTGTCCGGATCTGCTGCGGCTACGAAGACGCGAATGATTGTGACGCCTTGCGCGACGATCCGCTGTTCAAAATGGCGGCGGGCCGTCTTCCCGAAGACGGTGCGCTCGCCTCGCAGCCCACTATGTCGCGGCTCGAAAACCGCGTGTCTGTCCGGGAGCTGCTCCGGATGGGGTATGCCTTGGTGGATCAGTTCATTGCATCGTTTGATCATGCGCCGGAGGCCATCGTGCTTGATCTGGATCCCACCGCCGACCATGTCCATGGCCGGCAGCAGATGGCCTTGTTCAATGCCTTCGAGGATGAATACTGCTTCATGCCGTTTCACCTGTACGACGGACTCAGCGGGAAGCTGATCACCACAGTGCTTCGCCCGGGCAAGACGCCGACGGACCGGGAAATTATCAGCGTACTCAAGCGGGTGGTAAAACGTATCCGGGCGGCCTTTCCATGCACCCGCCTGATCTTCCGTGCAGACTCGCACCACACGAAGCCCGTGGTCATGGACTGGCTGGAGGCACAATCAGTGGACTTTGTCACCGGACTCCAGACGAACTCGCGTTTAAAAGCACAGTTTGCACAGGCCCTTGCTGACGCACGCAAAAAGCATGAATGTACCGGCCGTGAAGCGTGTGTTTTTGCATCCGCCTTTTATCAGGCCCGTACCTGGAGCCGGGCGCGCCGCGTGATCTGCCGGGTACTGGTCAATGCGAACGGGGAGGATCTGCGCTTCATCGTCACATCGTTCGAGAACAGCGGGGCGAAGTATCTTTACGAGACGGTCTACTGTGGTCGCGGGGCCATGGAGCTGATGATCAAGGATCACAAGAACGGCCTGCTCTCGGACCGCACGAGCTGCCACCGTTTCACCGCCAATCAGTTTCGCCTGTTCCTGCACTCGGCCGCCTATGTCGTAATGCATCACCTGCGCAGCGTGCGGCTCAAGGGGACGCGGCTGTGTCGCGCAGAATTTAAAACCATTCGCCTGAAGCTGCTTAAAATCGGCGTTCGTGTGGAGAACGGAAAGACCCGCATCAAGCTGCATATGCCCCAGGCCTTTGCAGAAATCACGACCCTGAAAACATCCGTATTCGCAAATACAGGATAG
- a CDS encoding response regulator — MFLRGRCGLFGMPGALSFKRLNGLRVFMSTAVIIVLFFVLILLGASLYANVLFRAKAKEAEQRYEKSRNRVLQLFEDSSDAILIAEKDGRLKAANRKAVELLHTDSETLTAQRIYDLVSDEQKGELAGKLSEWFAGRPIRWETMIKSDAFRMLDVEMVPCLQQVNGIRHLEIHVRDISGRKEADNKIHAARQMAEEALEMAHQARQEAERSSQLKSEFLAAMSRDLRTPLNNIVGAGQLLNEKLPIAKQKEYLEIIQGSSQRLQEVLNHVLDIAKIESGQMETLSERFDMRELCTELEERFRRDAVQKGIYLECACKNNVPELLIGDRGMLEKVLGNLLANAFAFTDSGSVRLLVECRSISDTGASVYFEVVDTGIGIPSEKQKWVFEKFVYTGEFVKSQPDDAALGLAISKRQVELMGGILGVSSTTGQGTTFYFNLLLPVASPTGLSDRPKKSGPHQLHFENMHILLAEDNRLNRKVAEDLLLKTGCRVDTVENGRDAVLQVRKIEYHAVLMDCEMPVMDGFESTRKIRKMPAPYCDVPIIALTASAMREDIEKCTAAGMTAYLSKPISRKRLIEVLGRHVQQV; from the coding sequence ATGTTTCTTCGGGGCAGGTGCGGTCTATTTGGCATGCCGGGTGCTCTAAGTTTTAAACGTCTTAATGGATTGCGGGTGTTTATGAGTACAGCGGTTATTATAGTTTTATTTTTTGTCCTGATCCTTCTGGGCGCATCCCTCTATGCGAATGTCCTGTTTCGGGCAAAGGCGAAAGAGGCGGAACAACGTTATGAAAAAAGCCGGAATCGGGTGCTGCAGTTGTTTGAAGATTCATCGGATGCGATTCTGATCGCCGAAAAGGACGGGCGGCTGAAGGCGGCCAACCGGAAAGCCGTGGAACTGCTCCATACCGATTCGGAGACGCTTACCGCCCAGCGGATTTATGATCTGGTTTCCGATGAGCAGAAGGGGGAACTCGCAGGAAAATTATCGGAGTGGTTTGCAGGCCGCCCGATTCGCTGGGAAACCATGATAAAGAGCGATGCGTTCCGGATGCTGGATGTGGAAATGGTGCCGTGTCTGCAGCAGGTGAATGGTATCCGTCATCTGGAAATCCATGTGCGGGATATCAGCGGCCGGAAAGAGGCTGATAATAAAATTCATGCTGCGCGGCAGATGGCGGAAGAGGCGCTCGAAATGGCGCATCAGGCCCGGCAGGAGGCGGAGCGGTCGAGTCAGCTTAAAAGTGAATTTCTGGCCGCTATGAGCCGCGATCTCCGGACACCGCTGAATAATATTGTCGGGGCCGGGCAGTTGCTGAATGAGAAGCTTCCGATTGCTAAGCAGAAGGAGTATCTGGAGATTATCCAAGGTTCTTCGCAACGGCTTCAAGAGGTGCTGAACCACGTTCTCGACATCGCAAAAATTGAATCCGGGCAGATGGAAACGCTGTCAGAACGTTTTGATATGCGTGAATTGTGTACGGAGCTGGAGGAACGGTTCCGCCGGGATGCCGTACAGAAAGGGATCTATCTGGAGTGTGCCTGCAAAAATAATGTTCCGGAACTTCTTATAGGCGACCGGGGAATGCTGGAGAAGGTACTTGGAAATCTGCTCGCCAATGCGTTCGCCTTTACGGATTCCGGATCGGTCCGTCTGCTGGTGGAATGCCGGTCCATCAGTGATACCGGTGCTTCGGTCTATTTTGAGGTTGTAGATACCGGTATCGGTATTCCGTCGGAGAAACAGAAGTGGGTCTTTGAAAAATTTGTCTATACCGGCGAATTTGTGAAATCCCAGCCGGATGACGCCGCTCTGGGGTTGGCCATCAGTAAGCGACAGGTGGAGCTGATGGGCGGTATACTCGGTGTCAGCAGCACGACCGGGCAGGGCACAACCTTTTACTTTAATCTGCTGCTTCCAGTGGCTTCACCGACCGGTCTTTCAGATCGTCCGAAAAAGAGTGGTCCGCATCAGCTGCACTTTGAAAATATGCATATTCTGCTGGCAGAGGATAATCGCCTGAACCGGAAAGTGGCAGAGGATCTTCTGTTGAAAACCGGATGCCGTGTTGATACGGTTGAAAACGGACGCGATGCCGTGCTTCAGGTTCGGAAAATCGAATACCATGCGGTGCTGATGGACTGCGAAATGCCGGTGATGGATGGTTTTGAAAGTACGAGAAAAATACGGAAAATGCCGGCGCCTTATTGTGATGTACCCATCATTGCGCTCACCGCCAGTGCCATGAGAGAGGATATCGAAAAATGTACTGCCGCCGGTATGACGGCTTATCTTTCCAAGCCGATCAGCCGCAAACGACTGATTGAAGTACTCGGCCGGCATGTGCAACAGGTTTAG